From a single Micromonospora sp. WMMD1102 genomic region:
- a CDS encoding VOC family protein: protein MLRGLSTVSLFADDVVAARDWYAELLGVEAYFVRPVDGPPAYVEFRVGDHQHELGIVDSRYAPYSHPDRSGGAVAYWHVDDVRAGFDRLLSLGATVHDRPVERGPGFVTASVFDPFGNTLGVMYNQHYLEMLPPRTGDDR, encoded by the coding sequence ATGTTGCGTGGACTCAGCACCGTCAGCCTCTTCGCCGACGACGTCGTCGCCGCCCGGGACTGGTACGCGGAACTGCTCGGCGTCGAGGCGTACTTCGTGCGCCCGGTCGACGGGCCACCGGCGTACGTCGAGTTCCGGGTCGGCGACCACCAGCACGAACTCGGCATCGTCGACAGCCGGTACGCCCCGTACAGCCACCCGGACCGGTCCGGCGGTGCGGTGGCCTACTGGCACGTCGACGACGTGCGGGCCGGTTTCGACCGGCTGCTGTCACTCGGCGCCACCGTGCACGACAGGCCGGTCGAGCGCGGCCCCGGCTTCGTCACCGCCTCGGTGTTCGACCCGTTCGGCAACACCCTTGGGGTGATGTACAACCAGCACTACCTGGAGATGCTCCCACCCCGGACCGGCGACGACCGGTGA
- a CDS encoding endonuclease/exonuclease/phosphatase family protein: MRQPQRPTRRWRGVDPRGRSAWRRGWPTAATALLVGLLLTGHALLPNRFGRLGSLLETFLPWLGVAVPALLVPALLRRSAAALVALVLPGGAWLGLFGAGLLPAERAGGDVTVVQHNVGDTNPDPAGTAAALRRIRPDLIGMQELTPAALPAYSAVLDPVYPYRSVHGTVALWSRHPLLDDRPVWIRPAGFDPNWNRGLRATVRLPGGDAAVYVAHLPSVRLGLPDGFGSAPRDESVRLLAGALAAERQSTVILLGDLNSTVHDRGLAPVRELLPSAGPALPFSWPAALPVARIDQVMSRSATVTGLWTLPATGSDHLPVAARLRL, from the coding sequence GTGCGGCAACCGCAGCGCCCGACGCGGCGGTGGCGGGGCGTCGACCCGCGCGGCCGGTCGGCCTGGCGACGCGGGTGGCCCACCGCCGCCACGGCACTGCTGGTCGGCCTGCTGCTGACCGGTCACGCCCTGCTGCCCAACCGGTTCGGCCGGCTGGGCAGCCTGCTGGAGACGTTCCTGCCCTGGCTCGGCGTCGCCGTCCCGGCACTGCTGGTGCCGGCGCTGCTGCGCCGCTCGGCAGCCGCCCTGGTCGCGCTGGTGCTGCCCGGCGGCGCCTGGCTCGGGCTCTTCGGCGCCGGGCTGCTCCCCGCCGAGCGGGCCGGCGGGGACGTCACGGTGGTCCAGCACAACGTCGGCGACACCAACCCCGACCCGGCGGGCACGGCCGCCGCGCTACGCCGGATCCGGCCCGACCTGATCGGGATGCAGGAGCTGACCCCGGCGGCGCTGCCGGCGTACTCGGCCGTGCTGGATCCGGTCTATCCGTACCGGTCGGTGCACGGCACCGTCGCGCTCTGGTCCCGCCATCCACTGCTCGACGACCGGCCGGTGTGGATCAGACCGGCCGGATTCGACCCGAACTGGAACCGGGGACTGCGGGCCACCGTACGGCTGCCCGGTGGAGACGCCGCCGTGTACGTGGCACACCTGCCGTCGGTACGGCTCGGCCTGCCGGACGGGTTCGGCAGCGCGCCGCGCGACGAGAGCGTCCGGCTGCTGGCCGGGGCGCTCGCCGCCGAGCGACAGAGCACGGTGATCCTGCTCGGTGACCTGAACAGCACCGTGCACGACCGGGGGCTCGCGCCGGTCCGCGAGCTGCTGCCGTCGGCCGGCCCGGCCCTGCCGTTCAGTTGGCCGGCGGCGCTGCCGGTGGCCCGGATCGACCAGGTGATGTCCCGGTCGGCGACCGTGACCGGCCTGTGGACCCTGCCGGCCACCGGCAGCGACCACCTGCCGGTGGCCGCCCGTCTGCGGCTTTGA
- a CDS encoding PEP-utilizing enzyme, which yields MTETGAPMAHGPTVAREYGIPAVICVPGATDTIRTGQVITVDGAAGTVTVHREG from the coding sequence GTGACCGAGACCGGGGCACCGATGGCGCACGGCCCGACGGTGGCCCGCGAGTACGGCATCCCCGCCGTCATCTGCGTCCCCGGCGCCACCGATACGATCAGGACCGGTCAGGTGATCACCGTCGACGGCGCCGCCGGAACGGTGACGGTGCACCGGGAAGGCTAG
- a CDS encoding PEP/pyruvate-binding domain-containing protein, with translation MNVITLAETAAGRTELVGGKAAGLGELIRSGERVPDGFCLTTTAYERGVIPEREVAEAYAALGGGAVAVRSSATAEDLPFASFAGMQATLLDVTGVDALHDAIGKCWNSLHGERAVAYRKANDVDQETVRMAVVVQRMVDAAVAGVLFTANPVTGRRTEMVVDAAPGPGTGVVDGTADADHYVLDGSGYDDRGCLTPAQLAELHRAGERIAAHFGTPQDIEWAFDGDGTLWLLQSRPITTLFPLPPPTDRPQPRIYLEFGHVQGMLRPVTPMGMSALRVILAGILGSFGIRAELVDIGGRLYADLTDLVRDPATRKRLVKLMAVDFGPRAQAVVTHILTDPRFAPVPGRRSRSGGFGPALRTAPRAVAGIVAALARPEVARVRLFAEIDQLRQRAAAGPAELRTAAERLDFVEAQDPSTRYDRIIWPVVAGILTAALPAELLKGVASQAELNTVLGGMPHNVTIEMDLALWRLAERAGAHRELLGTTPPAELAERYRAGTLPEIGLAAFLDSYGHRAAAEVDLGVPRWAEDPTPVFAAIANYLRVADPEQAPDRRFARAAAEAEATLAELVSRARRRRPVRGRLAGFLLRRARVLAGLREAGKFAGLYPLRESRRQLLLAGAELVDDGRLDSADDIMFLTLAEARAAVRDGVDQRALVARRRETYRRELRRRHVPVALLSDGTDVEAALAPTAATAADALRGVGAAAGTVTGPARVVLDPATARVEPGEILVAPTTDPGWSRCS, from the coding sequence GTGAACGTGATCACGCTGGCGGAGACCGCCGCCGGCCGGACGGAACTGGTCGGCGGCAAGGCGGCCGGGCTCGGCGAGCTGATCAGGAGCGGCGAGCGGGTGCCGGACGGCTTCTGCCTGACCACCACCGCCTACGAGCGGGGTGTGATCCCCGAGCGCGAGGTGGCCGAGGCGTACGCGGCGCTCGGCGGTGGAGCGGTCGCGGTGCGGTCCAGCGCCACCGCCGAGGACCTGCCGTTCGCGAGCTTCGCCGGAATGCAGGCGACCCTGCTCGACGTCACCGGCGTCGACGCGCTGCACGACGCCATCGGCAAGTGCTGGAACTCGCTGCACGGCGAGCGGGCCGTCGCGTACCGGAAAGCCAACGACGTCGACCAGGAGACCGTCCGGATGGCGGTGGTGGTGCAACGCATGGTCGACGCCGCCGTCGCCGGAGTGTTGTTCACCGCCAACCCGGTCACCGGCCGCCGCACCGAGATGGTGGTCGACGCCGCACCCGGGCCCGGCACCGGCGTGGTCGACGGCACCGCCGACGCTGACCACTACGTCCTCGACGGCAGCGGGTACGACGACCGGGGCTGTCTCACCCCGGCCCAGCTCGCCGAACTGCACCGGGCCGGCGAGCGGATCGCGGCCCATTTCGGCACCCCGCAGGACATCGAGTGGGCGTTCGACGGCGACGGCACACTCTGGCTGCTCCAGTCCCGGCCGATCACCACGCTCTTCCCGCTGCCACCGCCGACCGACCGGCCACAGCCCCGGATCTACCTGGAGTTCGGGCACGTGCAGGGGATGCTCCGCCCGGTCACCCCGATGGGGATGTCCGCGCTGCGGGTGATCCTGGCCGGCATCCTCGGCTCGTTCGGCATCCGCGCCGAACTGGTCGACATCGGCGGCCGCCTCTACGCCGACCTGACCGACCTGGTCCGCGACCCGGCGACCCGTAAGCGGCTGGTGAAACTGATGGCGGTGGACTTCGGCCCGCGTGCCCAGGCGGTCGTCACGCACATCCTGACCGATCCGCGGTTCGCACCCGTGCCCGGCCGCCGGTCCCGCTCCGGAGGGTTCGGCCCGGCGCTGCGCACCGCGCCGCGCGCCGTCGCCGGGATCGTCGCCGCGCTGGCCCGCCCCGAGGTGGCCCGGGTCCGGCTCTTCGCGGAGATCGACCAGCTCCGGCAGCGGGCCGCCGCCGGGCCGGCCGAGCTGCGTACTGCCGCCGAGCGGCTGGACTTCGTCGAGGCCCAGGACCCGTCGACCCGGTACGACCGGATCATCTGGCCGGTCGTCGCCGGCATCCTGACCGCCGCCCTGCCGGCGGAACTGCTGAAAGGCGTCGCCAGCCAGGCCGAACTGAACACGGTGCTCGGCGGAATGCCGCACAACGTCACCATCGAGATGGACCTGGCGCTGTGGCGCCTCGCCGAGCGGGCCGGCGCGCACCGCGAACTGCTCGGCACGACACCGCCGGCCGAACTCGCCGAACGGTACCGGGCCGGCACGCTGCCGGAGATCGGCCTGGCGGCGTTCCTCGACAGCTACGGGCACCGGGCCGCCGCCGAGGTCGACCTCGGGGTGCCCCGGTGGGCCGAGGACCCCACCCCGGTCTTCGCCGCGATCGCCAACTACCTGCGGGTCGCCGACCCCGAACAGGCCCCCGACCGGCGGTTCGCCCGGGCCGCCGCCGAAGCCGAGGCGACACTCGCCGAACTCGTCTCCCGGGCCCGTCGCCGCCGGCCCGTCCGGGGCCGGCTGGCCGGGTTCCTGCTGCGCCGGGCGCGGGTGCTGGCCGGGCTGCGCGAGGCGGGCAAGTTCGCCGGGCTGTACCCGCTGCGGGAGAGCCGGCGGCAACTGCTGCTGGCCGGTGCCGAACTCGTCGACGACGGGCGGCTCGACAGCGCCGACGACATCATGTTCCTGACCCTGGCCGAGGCGCGGGCCGCCGTACGGGACGGGGTCGACCAGCGGGCGCTGGTCGCGCGGCGCCGGGAGACGTACCGGCGGGAGCTGCGCCGCCGGCACGTGCCGGTCGCGCTGCTCTCCGACGGCACCGACGTGGAGGCGGCGCTCGCCCCGACCGCCGCGACCGCGGCCGACGCGCTGCGCGGGGTGGGTGCGGCGGCGGGCACCGTGACCGGCCCGGCCCGGGTGGTGCTCGACCCGGCGACCGCACGGGTCGAGCCGGGCGAGATCCTGGTCGCCCCGACCACCGACCCCGGCTGGAGCCGCTGTTCCTGA
- a CDS encoding TetR/AcrR family transcriptional regulator produces MPRRADHAARRRQLADALMRLAASQGLEAVSLRHVAAEAGVSTGMVQHYFRTKDEMMTFALEMVMRDAERRITAEASAAGRALGPAELVRTLMVQILPLDEPRRLEGHVTLAFLAYAAVKPAIAEGLRGNAGQLRAFVADQIRAVQAGSDRAARIDPAHAATALLALVDGLGIHVLGRHYTGEKAVAVLDAHLGLLFGEPVQELPGAVVGADRKGEPSRDRLVPHGVSGEPPPRSRRTTSGTVHSDDDRAPSEP; encoded by the coding sequence GTGCCCAGGAGAGCCGACCACGCCGCCCGCCGCCGGCAGCTCGCCGACGCCCTGATGCGGCTCGCCGCCAGCCAGGGCCTGGAGGCGGTCAGCCTCCGGCACGTGGCGGCTGAGGCCGGGGTCTCCACCGGCATGGTGCAGCACTACTTCCGCACCAAGGACGAGATGATGACCTTCGCCCTCGAGATGGTGATGCGGGACGCGGAGCGGCGGATCACCGCCGAGGCGTCCGCCGCCGGCCGGGCGCTCGGCCCCGCCGAACTCGTCCGGACGCTGATGGTCCAGATCCTGCCGCTGGACGAGCCCCGCCGACTCGAAGGCCACGTCACGCTCGCCTTCCTCGCCTACGCCGCCGTCAAGCCGGCCATCGCCGAAGGGCTGCGCGGCAACGCCGGCCAGCTGCGGGCCTTCGTCGCCGACCAGATCCGCGCGGTGCAGGCCGGCAGTGACAGGGCGGCCCGGATCGATCCGGCCCACGCCGCCACCGCGCTGCTCGCCCTGGTCGACGGACTCGGCATCCACGTCCTCGGTCGGCACTACACCGGTGAGAAGGCGGTCGCCGTCCTCGACGCCCACCTCGGACTCCTCTTCGGCGAGCCGGTCCAGGAACTCCCCGGAGCCGTCGTCGGCGCAGATCGTAAGGGTGAGCCGTCGCGGGACCGGCTGGTGCCGCACGGTGTGTCCGGCGAGCCGCCGCCCCGGTCGCGGCGGACGACGAGCGGGACCGTCCACTCGGACGACGACCGCGCCCCGAGTGAGCCGTAA
- a CDS encoding AAC(3) family N-acetyltransferase, giving the protein MEQTSPHTVHSLASDLRRLGLTAGDVVLLHSSMRSLGFVAGGPQAVVQALLDVLGPDGTLVVPTHTPDNSDPAGWRNPPVPPAWWAEIRDRMPGFDPARTPSRWMGVVAETVRSWPDAVRSSHPQVSCAALGRHADEIVGSHPLDDPHGERSPLGAVNRLDGRVLLLGCDHGSNTSLHLAETRQEAPPRSTAGASVLGRYGVRQWLTWDEVVADETDFARLGAAFDATGAVSVGRVGEATGRLMSQRSLVDFGTAWLAANRGAVLS; this is encoded by the coding sequence GTGGAGCAGACGTCGCCGCACACGGTCCACTCGCTCGCGTCCGACCTGCGCCGACTCGGCCTCACGGCGGGCGACGTCGTCCTGCTGCACTCGTCGATGCGCAGCCTGGGGTTCGTCGCCGGCGGGCCGCAGGCGGTCGTGCAGGCGTTGCTGGACGTGCTCGGCCCCGACGGGACGCTCGTCGTGCCCACCCACACCCCGGACAACAGCGATCCCGCCGGCTGGCGCAACCCGCCGGTCCCGCCCGCCTGGTGGGCGGAGATCCGGGACCGGATGCCGGGCTTCGACCCGGCCCGTACGCCGAGCCGGTGGATGGGCGTCGTCGCCGAGACGGTGCGCAGCTGGCCCGACGCGGTGCGCAGCAGCCACCCGCAGGTCTCCTGCGCCGCGCTGGGCCGGCACGCCGACGAGATCGTCGGCTCCCATCCGCTCGACGACCCGCACGGCGAGCGGTCACCGCTCGGTGCGGTCAACCGGCTTGACGGCAGGGTGCTCCTGCTCGGCTGCGATCACGGCTCGAACACCTCGCTGCACCTGGCCGAGACGCGGCAGGAGGCACCGCCACGCAGTACCGCCGGGGCGTCCGTGCTCGGCCGGTACGGCGTCCGCCAGTGGCTGACCTGGGACGAGGTGGTCGCGGACGAGACCGACTTCGCGCGGCTCGGCGCGGCGTTCGACGCGACCGGTGCGGTGTCGGTCGGCCGGGTCGGCGAGGCGACCGGGCGGCTGATGTCGCAGCGGTCCCTGGTGGACTTCGGCACGGCCTGGCTCGCGGCCAACCGCGGCGCCGTACTGTCGTGA
- a CDS encoding class I SAM-dependent methyltransferase encodes MDGRRPDWWLDELAYAGPEHLDPTYVDGYDRKAGHDPGSDLEILRRHGLHGDATLVDLGAGTGRLTLAAAPLCRRVVAVDVSAAMLARLRADAARAGLANVEVVRAGFLGYHHQGPPADLVYSRHALHQLPDFWKAVALTQVADLLRPGGVLLLRDLVYTFEPGQVAQQFETWLAGAAGSSADGWTRAELATHIRTEYSTFNWLLEPMLERAGFRIVEATPSRDPATYAGYVCVRD; translated from the coding sequence ATGGACGGGCGGCGCCCCGACTGGTGGCTCGACGAGCTGGCGTACGCCGGCCCGGAGCACCTCGACCCGACCTACGTCGACGGCTACGACCGCAAGGCCGGCCACGACCCGGGGTCCGACCTGGAGATCCTGCGCCGGCACGGGCTGCACGGCGACGCCACGCTCGTCGACCTCGGCGCCGGCACCGGCCGGCTCACCCTGGCCGCCGCGCCGCTGTGCCGGCGGGTGGTGGCGGTGGACGTCTCGGCGGCGATGCTGGCCCGGCTGCGGGCCGACGCCGCGCGCGCCGGCCTGGCCAACGTCGAGGTGGTCCGGGCCGGGTTCCTCGGCTACCACCACCAGGGACCACCGGCCGACCTGGTCTACAGCCGGCACGCGCTGCACCAGTTGCCGGACTTCTGGAAGGCGGTCGCGTTGACCCAGGTCGCCGACCTGCTCCGGCCGGGCGGGGTGCTGCTGCTGCGCGACCTCGTCTACACCTTCGAGCCGGGGCAGGTGGCGCAACAGTTCGAGACCTGGCTGGCCGGGGCGGCCGGGTCGAGTGCCGACGGCTGGACCCGGGCCGAACTGGCCACCCACATCCGCACCGAGTACAGCACCTTCAACTGGCTGCTGGAACCGATGCTGGAACGGGCCGGTTTCCGGATCGTCGAGGCGACGCCGAGCCGGGACCCGGCCACCTACGCCGGATACGTCTGCGTCCGGGACTGA